The following proteins are encoded in a genomic region of Streptomyces gobiensis:
- the murJ gene encoding murein biosynthesis integral membrane protein MurJ gives MQDAYTNDPYRDRDPAVQDPVSEALHDRVEHPPPPPPPAPETLYQPPPPPRHAPDPQRWAAPPAPEPDGPSRYLPYGDEAASVQFTGVDELITKAPDDDDRDGPVPHKRPEDAFEHLFRDQHQTPRAPQQSPQQALPPQAPPQPPPQPPAQRPEPEPQQAGQEPLPETEPAAPSKPTGRGGGILKSSAIMAAGTLVSRLTGFLRTLVITAALGAALLGDSYTVAYTLPTMIYMLSIGGGLNSVFVPQLVRAMKNDEDGGEAYANRLLTLVMVILGGLVALTVFAAPLLVKALSVEIAGNPDANNVAVTFARYCLPTIFFMGVHVVMGQILNARGRFGAMMWTPVLNNVVIIFTFSAFIWVYGTYRSSQLGVTTITPEGVRLLGIGTLLGLVVQSLAMLPYLRAAGFHFRPRFDWKGHGLGKAAKLAKWTILFVLANQAGLIVVTQLATAAGASADADGYPGAGILGYNNALLIWQMPQAIITVSVMAALLPRLSRSAHDGDQGAVRDDLSHGLRTSAVAIVPIAFAFLALGVPMCLMMYASNGPVAASSMGFILMAFGVGLIPFSAQYVVLRVFYAFEDTRTPFYNTVIVAIGNATGAGLSYLLLPSRWAVAGMAASYGLAYVIGVAVAWKRLSKKLGGDLDGSHIVRTYARLCLASIPAALLSGGTAYAAVQALGNGFTGGAAAVVSGSIVMGLVFVLAAKRMRIEELTAMIGMVRAKLGR, from the coding sequence GTGCAGGACGCATATACGAACGATCCGTACCGGGATCGTGACCCTGCCGTCCAGGACCCGGTGAGCGAGGCGCTCCACGACCGTGTCGAGCACCCGCCGCCGCCTCCGCCGCCAGCGCCGGAGACGCTCTATCAGCCACCGCCGCCCCCTCGGCACGCACCGGACCCGCAGCGCTGGGCCGCACCCCCCGCGCCGGAGCCGGACGGGCCGTCGCGGTATCTGCCGTACGGTGACGAGGCGGCATCCGTACAGTTCACCGGCGTGGACGAGCTGATCACCAAGGCGCCCGACGATGACGACCGCGATGGGCCGGTGCCCCATAAACGGCCGGAAGACGCCTTCGAGCACCTCTTCCGGGACCAGCATCAGACCCCCCGAGCCCCCCAGCAGTCACCTCAGCAGGCCCTGCCACCGCAGGCACCGCCCCAGCCACCGCCGCAACCACCGGCACAGCGCCCCGAGCCCGAGCCGCAGCAGGCAGGGCAGGAGCCGCTGCCTGAGACGGAGCCCGCGGCCCCCAGCAAGCCCACCGGCCGTGGCGGCGGCATCCTCAAGTCCAGCGCCATCATGGCCGCGGGCACCCTGGTCTCCCGGCTCACCGGTTTCCTCCGCACCCTGGTCATCACGGCGGCGCTCGGCGCGGCGCTGCTCGGTGACTCCTACACCGTCGCGTACACCCTGCCGACGATGATCTACATGCTTTCGATCGGCGGCGGCCTCAACTCGGTCTTCGTCCCGCAGCTCGTGCGTGCCATGAAGAACGACGAGGACGGTGGCGAGGCCTACGCCAACCGCCTGCTCACCCTGGTGATGGTGATCCTCGGCGGCCTGGTGGCACTCACCGTGTTCGCCGCCCCGCTGCTCGTCAAGGCGCTGTCCGTCGAGATCGCGGGCAACCCGGACGCCAACAATGTCGCCGTTACCTTCGCCCGCTACTGCCTGCCCACCATCTTCTTCATGGGTGTGCATGTGGTGATGGGACAAATCCTCAACGCCCGCGGCCGCTTCGGCGCGATGATGTGGACCCCGGTCCTCAACAACGTCGTCATCATCTTCACCTTCAGTGCCTTTATCTGGGTCTACGGCACCTACCGAAGTTCCCAGCTCGGTGTCACCACCATCACCCCCGAGGGCGTGCGGCTGCTCGGCATCGGCACCCTGCTCGGCCTGGTGGTGCAGTCGCTGGCGATGCTCCCGTATCTGCGCGCGGCGGGCTTTCACTTCCGGCCGCGCTTCGACTGGAAGGGCCATGGCCTGGGCAAGGCCGCCAAGCTGGCCAAGTGGACGATTCTCTTTGTCCTCGCCAACCAGGCGGGCCTGATCGTCGTCACCCAGCTCGCCACCGCGGCCGGTGCCTCTGCGGACGCCGACGGCTATCCGGGTGCGGGCATCCTCGGATACAACAACGCCCTGCTGATCTGGCAGATGCCGCAGGCCATCATCACCGTCTCGGTGATGGCCGCCCTGCTGCCCCGGCTCTCCCGCTCCGCCCACGATGGGGACCAGGGCGCGGTCCGTGACGACCTCTCGCACGGTCTGCGCACCTCAGCCGTCGCCATCGTGCCCATCGCCTTCGCCTTCCTCGCGCTCGGCGTGCCGATGTGTCTGATGATGTACGCGTCGAACGGCCCGGTGGCGGCCAGCTCAATGGGCTTCATCCTGATGGCGTTTGGCGTCGGTCTGATCCCGTTCTCCGCCCAGTACGTCGTCCTGCGCGTCTTCTACGCGTTCGAAGACACCCGTACACCCTTCTACAACACCGTCATCGTCGCCATCGGCAACGCCACCGGAGCCGGGCTGAGTTACCTGCTGCTGCCCAGCCGGTGGGCTGTCGCCGGTATGGCCGCCTCCTATGGGCTCGCCTACGTCATTGGTGTCGCCGTCGCCTGGAAGCGGCTCAGCAAGAAGCTCGGCGGTGATCTGGACGGCTCCCATATCGTCCGCACATACGCCCGGCTGTGCCTCGCCAGCATCCCCGCCGCTCTGCTAAGCGGAGGCACCGCCTACGCTGCCGTACAGGCGTTGGGCAATGGCTTCACCGGCGGTGCGGCGGCTGTGGTCAGCGGCTCCATCGTGATGGGGCTGGTGTTCGTACTCGCTGCCAAGCGGATGCGGATCGAGGAACTCACCGCCATGATCGGCATGGTGCGGGCCAAGCTCGGCCGCTAG
- a CDS encoding protein kinase family protein has protein sequence MAERSTAAVDVADTSGENSGDDKPLTARADETTADGTTPQQSNSAPELHSGHKLARRYRLEECVTRLDGFSSWRAMDEKLRRAVGVHLLPADHPRARPVLAAARSAALLGDPRFVQVLDAVEEDDLVYVVHEWLPDATPLTTLFASGPLEPHEAYQLVSQVSQAMAAAHREGLAHLRLTPSSVLRTGTGQYRIRGLAVNAALRGISSDHPQRTDTEAVGALLYASLTQRWPYEQDAYGLSGIGGLSGDSLLSPDQIRAGVHRALSQLAMRALVNDGATASSEDQPCATPEELVKAVAELPRIRPPEPTFSQPPPYQRAPHRHNGYQHGSYGPEAARTPAGPARSTTVPPASPPPTLPGRTGKVIKWGVSALLIAALGLASWQIAGALMNGDGSDGSSETSKQSQGHSPRPATPTGKPVEIVSARILDSGSERGDTAPAYDGNPDTYWQTFKYASAKFGNLKPGVGLILDLGEVKQVSSIKVSFKGQTAVDFLAAPQTTGSMPVSHSGFSKVSSGTGSEVTLKAKKPIKTRYVLVWVTELPLTEQGEYRARVTEIDVSS, from the coding sequence GTGGCGGAACGGAGCACGGCTGCCGTCGACGTGGCGGACACGAGCGGTGAGAACAGCGGCGACGACAAGCCACTGACCGCACGGGCGGACGAGACCACGGCCGACGGTACGACGCCCCAGCAGAGCAACAGCGCGCCAGAGCTGCACAGCGGCCACAAGCTCGCCAGACGCTATCGCCTCGAGGAGTGCGTCACCCGGCTTGACGGCTTCAGCAGTTGGCGCGCCATGGACGAGAAACTGCGCCGGGCCGTCGGGGTCCACCTCCTGCCCGCCGACCATCCCCGAGCCCGCCCCGTCCTCGCCGCGGCCCGCTCCGCCGCGCTGCTCGGCGACCCCCGCTTCGTCCAGGTTCTGGACGCCGTCGAGGAGGACGACCTCGTCTATGTCGTCCATGAGTGGCTGCCCGACGCCACCCCGCTCACCACGCTCTTCGCCAGCGGCCCGCTGGAACCGCACGAGGCCTACCAACTCGTCAGCCAGGTCTCCCAGGCCATGGCAGCCGCCCACCGTGAGGGTCTGGCCCACCTCCGGCTGACGCCCAGCTCCGTGCTGCGCACCGGCACCGGTCAGTACCGCATTCGCGGCCTCGCCGTGAACGCCGCCCTCCGTGGCATCAGCAGCGACCACCCGCAGCGCACCGACACCGAGGCCGTCGGAGCACTGCTGTACGCGTCCCTCACCCAGCGCTGGCCGTACGAGCAGGACGCGTACGGGCTCAGTGGCATCGGCGGGCTGTCCGGTGACTCGCTGCTGTCGCCGGACCAGATCCGCGCCGGAGTCCACCGGGCCCTGTCCCAGCTCGCCATGCGCGCCCTCGTCAACGACGGCGCCACCGCCTCCAGCGAGGATCAGCCCTGTGCTACCCCGGAGGAACTGGTCAAGGCGGTCGCCGAGCTGCCCCGCATCCGGCCGCCGGAGCCCACCTTCAGCCAGCCCCCGCCGTACCAGCGCGCCCCCCACCGGCACAACGGCTACCAGCATGGCTCCTACGGCCCCGAGGCCGCCCGTACACCGGCCGGACCGGCCCGCTCCACCACCGTGCCCCCCGCCTCCCCACCGCCCACCCTGCCGGGGCGTACCGGCAAGGTCATCAAATGGGGGGTCTCAGCGCTGCTCATCGCCGCACTGGGACTCGCCAGCTGGCAGATCGCCGGAGCCCTGATGAATGGTGATGGCTCCGACGGCAGTTCGGAGACATCGAAGCAGAGCCAGGGCCACAGCCCGCGTCCGGCCACACCCACCGGCAAGCCAGTGGAGATCGTCTCGGCCAGGATCCTGGACAGCGGCAGTGAGCGAGGGGACACCGCCCCGGCCTATGACGGCAACCCGGACACCTACTGGCAGACCTTCAAATACGCAAGCGCCAAGTTCGGGAACCTCAAGCCCGGTGTCGGCCTGATTCTCGACCTCGGTGAGGTGAAGCAGGTCAGCAGCATCAAGGTCAGCTTCAAGGGGCAGACCGCCGTCGACTTCCTGGCGGCGCCCCAGACGACCGGGTCGATGCCCGTTTCGCACAGCGGCTTCAGCAAAGTCAGCAGCGGCACCGGCAGCGAGGTCACGCTCAAGGCCAAGAAGCCGATCAAGACGCGGTATGTCCTGGTGTGGGTCACTGAACTACCGCTCACCGAGCAGGGTGAATACCGCGCCCGGGTCACGGAGATCGACGTCAGCAGCTGA
- the sigM gene encoding RNA polymerase sigma factor SigM, whose amino-acid sequence MAMDPGGDNAAHGAHDAKGTAQPDDHELLARHVDGDPDAFTEIVHRHRDRLWAVALRTLGDREEAADAVQDALVSAYRAAHTFRGQSAVTTWLHRITVNACLDRARKTAARRTSPVAETERLEQLLEPHESAAAPAERHDVHRQLLAALAKLPTEQRAALVLVDMQGYPVAEAAQILGVPAGTIKSRCARGRARLLPMLTHLRPEGSPPDRGGRNRTQGTSVPPARGAEGTGAVKGGGGPT is encoded by the coding sequence CTGGCCATGGACCCAGGGGGCGACAACGCGGCACACGGTGCCCATGACGCCAAGGGCACCGCCCAGCCCGATGACCACGAGCTGCTTGCCCGCCATGTTGACGGCGACCCGGATGCCTTCACCGAGATCGTGCACCGCCACCGCGACCGGCTCTGGGCGGTGGCACTGCGCACCCTCGGCGACCGTGAGGAGGCCGCTGACGCCGTCCAGGACGCCCTCGTCTCCGCCTACCGCGCCGCCCATACGTTCCGTGGCCAGTCGGCCGTCACCACCTGGCTGCACCGCATCACCGTCAACGCATGTCTGGACCGCGCCCGCAAGACCGCTGCCCGCCGCACCTCCCCTGTCGCCGAGACCGAGCGGCTGGAGCAGCTTCTGGAGCCGCATGAGTCCGCCGCCGCTCCCGCCGAGCGCCACGATGTGCACCGTCAGCTCCTGGCAGCCCTCGCCAAGCTCCCCACCGAGCAGCGGGCCGCCCTGGTCCTCGTCGATATGCAGGGTTATCCGGTGGCGGAGGCCGCCCAGATACTTGGCGTCCCCGCCGGCACCATCAAGAGCCGCTGCGCCCGTGGCAGAGCCCGGCTGCTGCCGATGCTGACCCATCTGCGTCCGGAGGGTAGCCCGCCGGATCGTGGGGGAAGGAACCGGACGCAGGGGACATCCGTCCCACCGGCACGAGGGGCCGAAGGAACCGGAGCTGTGAAGGGCGGAGGTGGACCCACATGA
- the trxB gene encoding thioredoxin-disulfide reductase, translating into MSDVRNVIIIGSGPAGYTAALYTARASLEPLVFEGSVTAGGALMNTTEVENFPGFRDSIMGPELMDNMRAQAERFGAELIPDDVTAVDLSGEIKTVTDSAGTVHRARTIIVSTGSQHRKLGLPMEDELSGRGVSYCATCDGFFFREQDIAVIGGGDTAMEEATFLSRFAKSVTVVHRRDALRASKAMQERAFADPKIKFIWDSMVDEIHEEDNKLSGLTLRNTKTGETSELPVTGLFVAIGHDPRTELFKGVLTFDDDGYIMVDTPSTRTNVPGVFAAGDVVDHTYRQAVTAAGTGCAAALDAERYLAALADGSSVPEPEKTTAAATV; encoded by the coding sequence GTGAGCGACGTCCGTAACGTGATCATCATCGGCTCCGGGCCTGCGGGCTACACCGCCGCCCTCTACACGGCCCGCGCCTCCCTCGAGCCCCTGGTTTTCGAGGGCTCGGTCACCGCGGGTGGCGCGCTGATGAACACCACCGAGGTCGAGAACTTCCCCGGCTTCCGCGACAGCATTATGGGCCCCGAGCTGATGGACAATATGCGCGCCCAGGCCGAGCGCTTCGGCGCCGAGCTGATTCCGGACGATGTCACCGCCGTGGATCTCTCCGGCGAGATCAAGACCGTCACCGACTCGGCCGGCACCGTCCACCGGGCCCGGACCATCATCGTCAGCACCGGCTCCCAGCACCGCAAGCTCGGTCTGCCGATGGAGGACGAGCTCTCCGGACGCGGCGTCTCCTACTGCGCCACCTGCGACGGCTTCTTCTTCCGTGAGCAGGACATCGCCGTCATCGGCGGCGGCGACACCGCGATGGAGGAGGCAACCTTCCTCTCCCGGTTCGCCAAGTCCGTCACCGTCGTCCACCGCCGGGACGCCCTCCGCGCCTCCAAGGCGATGCAGGAACGCGCCTTCGCCGACCCGAAGATCAAATTCATCTGGGACAGCATGGTCGACGAGATCCACGAGGAGGACAACAAGCTCTCCGGTCTGACCCTGCGCAACACCAAGACCGGCGAGACCTCCGAGCTCCCGGTGACCGGTCTCTTCGTCGCCATCGGCCACGACCCGCGCACCGAACTGTTCAAGGGCGTCCTCACCTTCGATGACGACGGCTACATCATGGTCGACACTCCCTCCACCCGCACGAATGTCCCCGGTGTCTTCGCCGCAGGCGATGTCGTCGACCACACCTACCGCCAGGCCGTCACCGCAGCCGGCACCGGCTGCGCCGCCGCCCTGGACGCCGAGCGCTATCTGGCCGCTCTTGCCGACGGCAGCTCCGTCCCGGAGCCGGAGAAGACAACGGCCGCTGCCACCGTCTGA
- the trxA gene encoding thioredoxin, which produces MATVTATDANFDEVVLKSDKPVLVDFWAAWCGPCRQIAPSLDAISEEQAEKITVVKLNIDENPATAAKYGIMSIPTMSVYQDGEVVKTIVGAKPKAAIEKDLADFIG; this is translated from the coding sequence ATGGCCACCGTGACCGCCACCGACGCCAACTTCGACGAGGTCGTCCTCAAGAGCGACAAGCCTGTACTCGTCGACTTCTGGGCAGCCTGGTGCGGCCCGTGCCGCCAGATCGCCCCGTCCCTGGACGCGATCTCGGAGGAGCAGGCCGAAAAGATCACCGTCGTCAAGCTCAACATCGACGAGAACCCGGCTACTGCCGCCAAGTACGGGATCATGTCCATCCCGACGATGAGCGTCTACCAGGACGGCGAGGTGGTGAAGACCATCGTCGGCGCCAAGCCGAAGGCTGCCATTGAGAAGGACCTCGCCGACTTTATCGGCTGA
- a CDS encoding GNAT family N-acetyltransferase — protein MGRQLVPLTLDNLPDLPKKCRTCVFWELDPVSGDAAVKTGRPDLEKEAWISAVLLEWGSCGRIVYVDEAPVGFVLYAPPAYVPRSTAFPTSPVSPDAVQLMTARLLPAYQGQGLGRVMVQTVAKDLLRRGFKAIEAFADARWKEPACVLPAEYLLAVGFKTVRPHHHYPRLRLELRTTLSWKEDVERALDQLLGAVQKDPVLRPL, from the coding sequence ATGGGGCGTCAACTCGTTCCGCTCACGCTGGACAATCTCCCGGACCTCCCGAAGAAATGCCGTACATGTGTCTTCTGGGAGCTGGACCCGGTCAGCGGCGATGCGGCCGTGAAGACCGGCCGGCCGGATCTGGAGAAGGAAGCCTGGATCTCCGCTGTGCTGCTGGAGTGGGGATCGTGCGGGCGGATCGTCTATGTCGACGAGGCCCCGGTGGGGTTTGTGCTCTACGCGCCGCCGGCGTATGTCCCGCGCTCCACTGCCTTCCCGACAAGCCCGGTGTCCCCGGACGCGGTGCAGCTGATGACGGCCCGGTTGCTGCCCGCGTACCAAGGGCAGGGGCTGGGCCGGGTGATGGTGCAGACCGTGGCGAAGGATCTGCTGCGGCGGGGATTCAAGGCGATCGAGGCCTTCGCGGATGCCCGTTGGAAAGAGCCCGCGTGTGTGCTCCCGGCCGAGTACCTGCTCGCTGTGGGCTTCAAGACCGTACGTCCGCATCATCACTATCCACGGCTGCGGCTGGAGCTGCGGACGACGCTCTCCTGGAAAGAGGATGTGGAGCGGGCGCTGGATCAGCTCCTTGGCGCGGTGCAGAAGGACCCGGTTCTGCGGCCGCTGTGA
- a CDS encoding ParB/RepB/Spo0J family partition protein, protein MSERRRGLGRGLGALIPAAPNGMDENISPLVGSNGTTSPTAVPVLTPERGVAAAKVTSLPDSAARNNISQDADHIGAQDLVAEGEATGAHFAELPLEAITPNPRQPREVFDEDALAELVTSIKEVGLLQPVVVRQLGPDSYELIMGERRWRACRDAGLDRIPAIVRATEDDKLLLDALLENLHRAQLNPLEEAAAYDQLLKDFDCTHDQLADRIGRSRPQVSNTLRLLRLSPSVQRRVAAGVLSAGHARALLSVEDSEEQDRLAHRIVAEGLSVRAVEEIVTLLGTEQKSPAKAKGPRAGKRLSPALDHLAGRLSDRFETRVKVDLGQKKGKIVVEFASMEDLERILGQLAPGEGPVLEQKLAESTADPSEDSD, encoded by the coding sequence GTGAGCGAACGACGTAGAGGGCTGGGCCGTGGGCTTGGCGCACTGATCCCCGCAGCGCCCAATGGGATGGATGAGAACATCTCGCCACTGGTGGGATCCAACGGCACCACTTCCCCAACCGCGGTGCCGGTACTGACGCCGGAGCGGGGAGTAGCGGCAGCCAAGGTCACCTCCCTCCCGGACAGCGCTGCGCGGAACAATATCTCCCAGGATGCGGACCACATCGGGGCACAGGACCTTGTGGCTGAGGGCGAGGCGACAGGAGCGCACTTCGCCGAGCTGCCCCTGGAAGCCATCACGCCCAACCCGCGACAGCCACGTGAGGTCTTTGACGAAGACGCTCTCGCTGAGCTGGTGACCTCCATCAAGGAAGTCGGTCTGCTCCAGCCGGTGGTGGTGCGGCAGCTGGGGCCGGACAGCTATGAGCTCATCATGGGTGAGCGGCGCTGGCGGGCCTGCCGTGATGCGGGGCTGGACAGGATCCCAGCGATCGTCCGGGCCACCGAGGACGACAAGCTCCTTCTCGACGCGCTGCTGGAGAACCTGCACCGCGCACAGCTCAACCCGCTGGAAGAGGCCGCGGCCTATGACCAGTTGCTCAAGGATTTCGACTGCACCCACGATCAGCTGGCGGACCGTATCGGCCGGTCCCGTCCGCAGGTCTCCAACACCCTGCGGCTGCTGCGGCTCTCTCCGTCGGTGCAGCGGCGGGTAGCAGCCGGGGTGCTTTCGGCCGGGCACGCCCGTGCGCTGCTCTCGGTGGAGGATTCCGAGGAGCAGGACCGGCTCGCCCATCGCATTGTGGCCGAGGGACTGTCGGTGCGGGCGGTCGAGGAGATTGTCACGCTGCTGGGGACAGAGCAGAAGAGCCCGGCGAAGGCTAAGGGGCCGCGGGCGGGCAAGCGGCTCTCCCCGGCGCTTGACCATCTGGCCGGGCGGCTCTCCGACCGCTTTGAGACCCGGGTGAAGGTCGATCTCGGGCAGAAGAAGGGCAAGATCGTCGTCGAGTTCGCCTCAATGGAGGATCTGGAGCGGATCCTGGGGCAGCTGGCGCCGGGCGAAGGCCCGGTGCTGGAGCAGAAGCTCGCTGAGAGCACTGCGGACCCGTCTGAGGACAGCGACTGA
- a CDS encoding ParA family protein, producing the protein MAGSVHCEPDVEESEPLRSDANIAGPMADPVPGPRSAMADVSRETRETPPPMDDTPIGRAAQQAVEAMNRAGEGLPRPERTRVMVVANQKGGVGKTTTTVNLAASLALHGARVLVIDLDPQGNASTALGIDHHSDVPSVYDVLVESKPLSEVVQPVSDVEGLFCAPATIDLAGAEIELVSLVARESRLQRAITAYEQPLDYIFIDCPPSLGLLTVNALVAGAEVVIPIQCEYYALEGLGQLLRNVDLVKGHLNPQLHVSTILLTMYDGRTRLASQVAEEVRSHFGKEVLRTNIPRSVRISEAPSYGQTVLTYDPGSSGSLSYLEAAREIALRGTVAQQEQQQSMVEGHQ; encoded by the coding sequence ATGGCAGGCTCTGTTCATTGCGAGCCTGATGTCGAGGAGAGTGAACCGTTGCGGTCCGACGCCAACATCGCAGGGCCGATGGCCGATCCGGTCCCCGGTCCCCGTTCTGCAATGGCGGATGTTTCACGTGAAACGCGTGAGACGCCGCCGCCCATGGATGACACCCCGATTGGTCGCGCCGCCCAGCAGGCGGTTGAGGCGATGAACCGCGCCGGTGAAGGCCTCCCCAGGCCTGAGCGGACCCGGGTCATGGTTGTGGCCAATCAGAAGGGCGGAGTGGGAAAGACGACGACCACGGTCAACCTCGCTGCCTCGCTGGCGCTGCACGGTGCGCGGGTGCTGGTCATCGATCTTGATCCACAAGGAAATGCCTCCACAGCGCTGGGGATTGACCACCATTCCGATGTTCCATCGGTCTATGACGTCCTGGTGGAGAGCAAGCCGCTCTCCGAGGTCGTCCAGCCGGTGTCGGATGTGGAGGGTCTGTTCTGCGCTCCTGCCACGATCGATCTCGCCGGTGCGGAGATCGAACTCGTCTCGCTGGTGGCCCGGGAGAGCCGGTTGCAGCGCGCCATCACCGCGTATGAGCAGCCCCTCGACTACATCTTTATCGACTGCCCGCCTTCCCTGGGCCTGTTGACCGTCAACGCGTTGGTCGCGGGCGCCGAGGTGGTCATTCCCATCCAGTGTGAGTACTACGCGCTGGAGGGTCTGGGGCAGCTGCTGCGGAACGTCGATCTGGTGAAGGGGCACCTCAACCCCCAGCTTCATGTCTCGACGATTTTGCTGACCATGTACGACGGGCGGACCCGGCTCGCCTCCCAGGTGGCGGAGGAGGTGCGCAGTCACTTCGGAAAGGAGGTGCTGCGGACCAATATCCCGCGGTCAGTCCGTATCTCCGAGGCGCCCAGCTATGGGCAGACGGTACTCACATACGATCCGGGTTCCAGTGGATCGCTCTCCTATCTGGAGGCGGCCCGGGAGATCGCATTGCGCGGGACGGTCGCGCAGCAGGAGCAACAGCAGAGCATGGTGGAGGGGCATCAGTGA
- the rsmG gene encoding 16S rRNA (guanine(527)-N(7))-methyltransferase RsmG: MTEPVAPQELPPVPEVAREVFGDRLPDAIRYAELLAEAGVNRGLIGPREVPRLWGRHLLNCAVLSEAVPEGVTVCDVGSGAGLPGIPLALVRPDLKITLLEPLLRRTTFLQEAVELLGLDHVTVVRGRAEEVLGTLPPVHVVTARAVAPLDRLAGWGVPLLRPYGEMLALKGDTAEEELKGARAALQKLGVVETSVVQVGEGIVDPPSTVVRAEVGESPGGVRFAAKRAKAARVGRSARRRRR, translated from the coding sequence GTGACCGAGCCAGTGGCGCCGCAGGAGCTCCCTCCCGTTCCGGAGGTGGCGCGGGAGGTTTTCGGTGACCGTCTTCCGGACGCGATCCGCTATGCGGAGCTGCTGGCGGAGGCGGGGGTCAACCGCGGTCTGATCGGACCGCGTGAGGTGCCTCGGCTGTGGGGGCGCCATCTGCTGAACTGCGCGGTGCTCTCCGAGGCCGTCCCCGAGGGCGTGACGGTCTGCGATGTGGGTTCGGGCGCCGGGCTGCCGGGTATCCCGCTCGCTCTGGTACGCCCGGACCTCAAGATCACGCTGCTGGAGCCGCTGCTGCGGCGTACGACCTTCCTCCAGGAAGCCGTGGAGCTCCTGGGGCTTGACCATGTCACGGTGGTGCGAGGGCGGGCCGAGGAGGTGCTGGGGACGCTGCCGCCGGTGCATGTGGTGACCGCGCGTGCGGTGGCGCCGCTGGACCGGCTGGCGGGCTGGGGCGTGCCGCTGCTGCGGCCGTACGGCGAGATGCTGGCGCTCAAGGGTGACACTGCCGAGGAGGAGCTGAAGGGGGCGCGGGCCGCGCTGCAGAAGCTCGGGGTGGTGGAGACCTCGGTGGTGCAGGTGGGCGAGGGGATCGTGGATCCGCCGTCGACCGTGGTGCGTGCGGAAGTCGGGGAGAGCCCCGGCGGGGTGCGCTTCGCGGCAAAGCGAGCCAAGGCGGCCCGGGTCGGTCGTTCCGCCCGCCGTCGCCGCCGCTGA
- a CDS encoding protein jag, whose product MTDTTEAAEGTAEGTDTLTRLEQEGEIAADYLEGLLDIADLDGDIDMDVEADRAAVSIISDTGSRDLQKLVGRDGEVLEALQELTRLAVHRETGDRSRLMLDIAGFRARKRAELTELGAKAAEEAKGSGEPVKLKPMTPFERKVVHDAVAEAGLRSESEGEEPHRCVVVLP is encoded by the coding sequence GTGACGGACACGACGGAAGCTGCTGAGGGCACCGCTGAGGGCACCGACACCCTGACCCGCCTGGAGCAGGAGGGTGAGATCGCGGCTGACTACCTTGAGGGTCTTCTCGATATCGCGGATCTCGACGGCGACATCGACATGGACGTTGAGGCGGACCGTGCCGCTGTGTCGATCATCAGTGACACCGGCAGCCGTGATCTGCAGAAGCTCGTCGGCCGGGATGGTGAGGTGCTCGAGGCGCTGCAGGAGCTGACCCGGCTCGCTGTGCACCGGGAGACCGGTGACCGTAGCCGTCTGATGCTGGATATCGCCGGGTTCCGTGCCCGTAAGCGCGCGGAGCTCACGGAGCTGGGCGCCAAGGCGGCCGAGGAGGCCAAGGGCAGCGGTGAGCCGGTGAAGCTCAAGCCGATGACGCCCTTTGAGCGCAAGGTCGTGCACGACGCCGTGGCGGAGGCCGGTCTGCGCAGTGAGTCTGAGGGCGAGGAGCCGCACCGCTGCGTGGTAGTGCTGCCGTGA